A DNA window from Hoplias malabaricus isolate fHopMal1 chromosome 5, fHopMal1.hap1, whole genome shotgun sequence contains the following coding sequences:
- the gdap1l1 gene encoding ganglioside-induced differentiation-associated protein 1-like 1 isoform X2, with the protein MRLNLGEEVPVFIHGDTIVSDYNQIIEYLETNFVGETVAQLIPDKSSPMYARVQQYRELLDGLPMDAYTHGCILHPELTIDSMIPKYATAEIRRHLANAASELMKLDHEEPQLTEPYLSKQKKLMAKILDHDNVNNLKKILSELAMVLDQVEAELEKRKLEYQGQKCELWLCGPDFTLADISLGATLHRLKFLGLSKKYWEDGSRPNLQSFFDRVQKRYAFRKVLGDIHTTLLSAVLPNAFRMVKKKPPSFFGASFLMGSLGGMGYFAYWFLKKKYM; encoded by the exons ATGAGGCTCAACCTGGGAGAGGAGGTGCCTGTCTTCATCCATGGAGACACCATCGTCAGCGACTACAACCAGATCATCGAGTACTTAGAGACCAACTTTGTGGGTG AAACGGTAGCCCAGCTTATTCCAGATAAAAGCAGTCCCATGTACGCCCGGGTACAGCAGTACAGAGAGCTTCTGGACGGCCTGCCCATGGACGCCTACACACACGGCTGCATCCTCCACCCAGAACTCACCATTGACTCCATGATCCCAAAGTACGCCACTGCTGAAATACGTA GACACTTGGCCAATGCAGCATCTGAACTGATGAAGCTAGACCACGAGGAACCACAACTGACAGAGCCATACCTCTCCAAGCAGAAAAAACTCATG GCAAAAATCTTGGACCATGACAATGTGAACAACCTGAAGAAGATCCTTAGTGAGTTGGCAATGGTGCTAGACCAAGTGGAAGCAGAACTTGAGAAGAGAAAACTGGAATATCAAG GTCAGAAGTGTGAACTGTGGCTTTGTGGACCAGACTTTACACTAGCTGATATATCTCTCGGGGCCACATTGCACAGGCTCAAGTTCTTGGGACTCTCAAAGAAATACTGGGAGGACGGCAGTCGACCCAACCTCCAGTCGTTTTTCGATCGGGTGCAGAAGCGCTATGCTTTCCGCAAGGTGCTGGGAGACATCCACACTACTTTACTATCAGCAGTTCTACCCAATGCTTTCCGAATGGTAAAAAAGAAGCCGCCGTCCTTCTTTGGGGCCTCCTTCTTAATGGGGTCCCTAGGGGGGATGGGCTATTTTGCCTAttggtttttaaaaaagaaatacatgtaG